In the Carettochelys insculpta isolate YL-2023 chromosome 6, ASM3395843v1, whole genome shotgun sequence genome, CCAACTACAGTCTGAGTCAGCCCTGCTCTTTCCCGAGCTGTTAGTCATTCATACTTACAATCTGCTTTAACTGAAGCAAAGTAACCAACCTGAAGATATGAGCGTTGAGTTCTAAGGACCAGTGAGTGCCCCTGCTCTGTGAGGGACACGCTTAATGCCTTGCAGGAGCAGTGGACAGAGTCAAGCTGCAGCAATTTTCATCATAGTAACTTCACAAGATCAACCAAAATtcacagacaacttcccaaccttatgaggattcttacccacaaccacagtctatactgcaggaaccccagtcctggaacttttccttgcaacaaagcccgctgccagctttgtccacatgtctattctggagataccatcactggacctaaccaggttattcacagaatcacgggcacattctcatgttgctcaactaacatcatatatgccatcatgtgccaacaatgcccagatgctttgtatattggacagacttcaaacttgcTTAGACAAAGAATTGATGGGCAtaaaacatacataaaaacactcctgatccacaaacctgtctgTCAACACTTTcttggagtgggccgttctgttaatgacctgaaagtttgcattttactgaagaggaattttcacagctgtttggaaagagaggctgctgagctctcttttatgttcaaattcgacacactaacacagagtttgaaccgggatggtaattttctaggtcattataggggctcttatgcacacttggctttatctaattcttgactccccccatccACCGtctgccctctgctctctgatttgctcaccttgataatatttttctgatttgtcaaccttggttactatttttggttctctgtgccttaaatattgagtctgttctggtatggctatggtctgaagaaaagggtctgtcccatgagagctcatcacctaataaattatttttttagtctttaaagtgctattagactgcttttttgttttcaaaattcacagggtaggtctacacagcgaaattattttgaaataactgacagtattttgaaatagccttgcCATTGTCcatacaatgcaaccactattttgaaataattttgaaatagcagatgccttatgttgaaataggcaaacctcattgtatgaggcatggtgcttatttcaaaatagggactcCGTTGACTGGGACTAGACCtgttttgaaacaagccatagtGTATGcgatggctctgtttcaaaataggttctattgagtatcgacacactattttggaataagtttgcttattctggggcttctctGTGGTGTAAGCACATTATTCTGAaagagtttattttggaataataactctagAATAAATTATCCCAgaagaactttgctgtgtagacatacccataaacTGCATTTAGGGTCCTCAAACCATCACACCCTGTGGAGGCCTCACGAGAGCCCGAGGCATAACTAAGAGTGTGAactaatgttccctgtaagctgagtgatggggtggcctcccaggagagattcaggtgctgccctgatGATTAGCAGGACACACAGTCGTCAGCCTGTGCTTCTACcagtggggcacatccacacatgccttggtgcacttaacaCAATGTATCCTGCTTAGTGGTGACAtatgggagaacaaggagcaatggtctgaagttgaagagggagaggtgtaggttggatattaggaaaaactacttcaccaggagggtgatgaagcattggaatgtgttgcctagaaagctggtggaatctccatccctagagttttttaagtcccagcttgacaaggtcctgggctgggatgacttagttggggttgatcctgcttgaagctggggtctggactagatgacctcctgaggtcccttccagccctaggattctatgattctatgaatggaaaaaaatatcagAAGGAAAATTGGTGTGAACCGAAGGCTGTGACCCAGAGTAGACCTGGCTTTGGCAAAATAACAACAGCCTAGATACAAACTAACACCAGGTAAGCATATTCGTGACAAGAGGGGATGGTACAAAACCACTCAGGTCTCTCTAGTAGTCATGCAAACAAACAGCCAGGAGATAGTTCGCGAACACGCTGATCAGGCTGGGGAGACAGGAGAATGGATAAGGAGGTTTTGTTAGAACTGGAGGCGACAAGGCTATGGGTGGTAAtggatcagtggttcccagccttttcagtcaTGCTGCacatttcaatgagacaaacaattccatggcacgcTGACttctttcagctgaatcaatgGCTCcgaaacatcacatttacttacatttacaatGGTTAACGGTCTTgccagagaggtttgcaacatggtGGTgtgtacaacaagctaaacaaggatcaaatgcattaatgtttcagatCCACCACGAATACACCATCTGAGACAGCgagcacaggcacattttcaaaacctGCTCAACGCCGCGCaagggatgttgagtaattgCTTAAAGTCTCAGTAGTTTCTCGTTTCCTTGCGGTAGGGTCGGGGGAGAGGAGGCAGGTCCCGAGAGTAggcacccctccctgccagcccgttGGAGCTAGGATGTGACATTTAAACCGTGTTCAGTCTCCATCAGGCACCTGCCCtcctccttgccacaggagggagcaggggaatgggctcccaggcagctcttGTGGGCAGGGATGAAGCATTTCAGTTGTCCCCCAGCATGAACAGGGTCCTGAATGGTCAGTATTTCCCCtcgtggtggctctgcaaagagccaccacaaGAAGAAATTGAAAGAACTGCGTAGCACGCTTGGACAGTCCTCagagcacaccagtgtgctgggggggcaccagttgaaaaccacggCACTAGGGAATGTCTGGAGCGTCCTATGTGGCTTGTTTGTATCAATGTAACAGAGGGGAAGACCCAGGAGTCGTATCTGTATCCAGTCAAGGGGACAGCACCCTGGTGAGCGGACTGAGCTGCTAACAGCAGGGGCGTATGTCTTAGTGTGTCCATGGTTTCTGTGGAGCACTAGTGCCGAGCTTTGTCGTCAATAAACCAGGCCAAGTGCCTTCACCCCGACCCAAGCCGATGGTCTTGCTTCTGAATCATACAAGGTCTGCTGAATTAACATGTGGCCCTGTCCGCTCGGGCATATCTactctacagagttattctggactAACTTATTCcggagttattccaaaataagctactccagaataatgtgtccatACTACTGGGAAGCCCCATAATAAGCAAAACTTCTTCCAAAATAGTATACCACACACAACAgggcctattttggattagagcccgtggcagccctctggggctgtgtctacacagtaaagttatttcagaataatctattccggaatagcttctttcaaaacagcccctttttcctgtgccttcatctacacttgcattccacttttgaaagaggaatgcaaatgaggaccatcaaaaatgcagatgaggcacagatttacatatcttgacATTTATTTGCATAAcctccttttggaagagattctttcaaaagaaagaaaaaagcagtgtagatggggctgaaacaaaataggaagaagggtcctttcaaacatggggggtttatttttgaaagctccccatctacactgctttttctctcgaaagaatctcttctgaaaagagattatgcaactgaagtgcaagatatgtaaatccatgcctcactTACATGTTCAATTTCCCgtatttgcactcctcttttgaaagaggaatgcaagtgtggataaAGCCTGTCTGTACAGCtcctgttccaaaatatctatttcaaaataggcactcttCCATGTAGAATGAGAATTACAGAATTCGAAATGAGTTCCAATAAAATTATATGAAAACAGCAGTTTTGCTGCATAggcacttgcaaagttattttggaatagcagagTTCCCTGACAACACCAGCTCCGACAGCCATCAGAGCCCTGTTCCAAGTTTATAGAAAGAGAAGAAGTGAGAAAAAATGAACCACTGTGCAAAatcacaagaagtcctgcggcaccttataggtgaacagatattttggggaatcaactttcgtgggcaaagacctgcttcatcacacgcatgacgaagcaggtctttgcccatgaaagatgatgctccaaaatatcttttaatcTATACGgagccacaaaacttcttgtttttgaagatacagactaactcggcttccCCTCTGGTAATGCAAAATCAGTTAATCAAAGGGTGAAAATAAAGAGGAAGCTTTTCCTTATGTCCATCAGTCAGTGTTGGTTAATCACAATTAGTTGGGGAattgctttcatttaaaattcCAACGCTTTTTAGATATGACCTTCTTCAGTGCATCCTTCACCTCCTTGTTCCGCAGGCTGTAGATCAGGGGGTTCAACATGGGGATCACCACCGTGTAGAAGACAGAGGCCACTTTGTCTGTGTCCAGTGAGTGGTTGGTGCTGGGTTGTAAATACATAAAGATGAGAGTCCCATAGAAGATGGTGACAGTTgtcaggtgggaggtgcaggtggaGAAAGCTTTGTGCTTGCCTTCTGTGGAGCGGATCCTCAGGATGGTGGAGAAGATAAAGAGGTAGGAGATCAGGACGATGAGGGAGGAGGCAATCATGTCAAAGCCAGCAAAGGCGAAGATCAGTACCTGTTTGGTGTAGGTACTAGAGAaggagagggccagcaagggCATGTCATCGCAGTAGAAATGGTTGATCTTGTTGGAGGAACAGAAGGATAATTGAAAAGTAAGGATGGTGTGGAACAGGGCAACGCAGAAGCTGTATATGTAAGGAACAGCTACCAGGTGCACACAGACCTTGTGGGACATGATGACCTGGTAAAGCAGTGGGTTACAGATGGCCACGTAACGATCAtaggccatcccagccaggaggaaACACTCTGTGATCATGAACGTTAGGAAACAGCCCAGCTGTGCAGCACAAGCGTAATAAGAAATGGTTTTACTCTGCGCTAAGAAGTTCACCAGCATTTTGGGGGTGATGGTTGAGGAataacagagatccaaaaaagCCAAATGGCTGAGGAAAAAATACATGGGTGTGTGAAGGCGACGGTCAACTCTGATTAACACAATCATCCCAACATTGCCTACCAGCGTGATAGCATAGATCAGTAGGAACAACAGGAAAAACGGGACTTGGAGCTCTGGATGATCTGTGATTCCCAGAAGAATGAACTCAGTCACCACGGTGAGATTTTTGTTAGCCATTTATTGTCTCTTTTTAATCTTTTGGAGTTACAAGACTGAAAACTCTAATTGGATGCAAGGTTACGGATCAAAAGGCTGTTCTCCCAACTTCATCTTAAAGAATCAATAGAACGTTATTGGTTTCGTTGGTACAGTCATCAATTTCATACGACATAACTGGATAATTCACCCTTCAGAAGGCCATTTTGAGGTGCTGCAGATCataacatctctcagggatggtctagacggtgcttggtcctggtgtGAGGGCAAAGGACTGGAGTCGATGACATCTCGAGCTctcttccacttctagtgttctatgattctgttatatTTGCAACTTCTCTCTGGGGCAAACACCGTGATGCTGCTTCATTACTTTTGACATCTGAAA is a window encoding:
- the LOC142014885 gene encoding olfactory receptor 8U3-like — its product is MANKNLTVVTEFILLGITDHPELQVPFFLLFLLIYAITLVGNVGMIVLIRVDRRLHTPMYFFLSHLAFLDLCYSSTITPKMLVNFLAQSKTISYYACAAQLGCFLTFMITECFLLAGMAYDRYVAICNPLLYQVIMSHKVCVHLVAVPYIYSFCVALFHTILTFQLSFCSSNKINHFYCDDMPLLALSFSSTYTKQVLIFAFAGFDMIASSLIVLISYLFIFSTILRIRSTEGKHKAFSTCTSHLTTVTIFYGTLIFMYLQPSTNHSLDTDKVASVFYTVVIPMLNPLIYSLRNKEVKDALKKVISKKRWNFK